The Vicinamibacterales bacterium DNA window TGGCCACGACTTGATAGTCGGCCCGCGTGGTCACGATGAATTCCCCGGTGGCCTTCTCGGCCACGTGGTCGATCATCGGCAGCCACTGGCGGGCGCGGTTGTACCAGTTCTCGCTGAAGGCCGTCCGCTCGCCGTGGATGTTGTCGACGAGGCGCAGGCCGTCCGCCGGCACGCCCCGATAGGTGATGGTGAACGTCACGTCCTGGCCGGCGGCGAGTCCGGCCGGCAGCGGCAGGTGCAGCCGGTTCTCACGGTGCGTGAAGGCGACGGCGGCGCCGCCTGCCGTGACACCGGTCACGGTCATGCCCCTGCCGTCGGCGCGCGGCGAGGCCAGATCGAGCTTCAGCGCACGGACGTCGTTGTCGAGCAGTCTGACCGTGACCGCGGCCTCGCCCTGGATCGCGTTCGCGTCGCCGGTCAGGAGCGTGAGGCGGAAGACGTAGTGTCGCGCGTCGACACCGGGCTGGCGAGGATACGTGTCGGCAGCGGCGAGGGACGACCACGCCGCCACCACCGCGATCGCGAACGACGCGAGGCGGACCGGGACCCACGGCATCGGCGGAGTATAGCGTGGGGCACGGTGGCCGAGGCGCGGCCCGCCCGCGCGTCAGGCGCCGTCGCGCATCGCCGCGATCGGATCGACCTGCATCGCGCGCCGGGCCGGCGCGACGGCCGCGGCCACGGCCACCGCGATCACGACGAGTGACGCCCCAGCCATCGTCGTCGCGTCGCGTGGGGCGACGTCGTAGAGGAGCGACGCCATGAACCGCGTCAACGCCAGCGCCCCCGCCGTGCCGAGGACGGCGGCCACCGAGGCCATGCCCAGGCACTGCCGGAGCAGCAGGCCGCCGAGATCGACCGGGCGCGCGCCGAGCGCCGCCCGCACGCCGATCTCGCGGGTCCGGCTGGCCACGGCGTAGGCCATCACGCCGTAGGCGCCGATGGCGGCCAGCGCGAGAGCCACGGCCGCGAAGAGGCCGAGCAGCCAGGTGTTGAAGCGCCGCGCCGCCAGCGCGGCCGACAGCCGCTCGGAGAAGCGACCCACCCGCGCGATCGGCTGCAGCGGATCGGCCGCGTGAATGGCCGCCGCCAGCGCCGCTGGCGCCGCGTCCGGACGGTCGGACCAGACGACGAACGACAGCGCGCTCCACCGCTCGATGTTCTGGTGGAGGGGCAGGAAGAAGGTCGGCTCGGCGGGCGCCTCCGGCGATTCGAACCGCGCGTCGGCCACGACGCCCACCACCTCGTGACGCCGGTCGCTGCCGAACGTGACGACGTGTCCGATCGGATCCCGGCCGGCGAAGAAGCGGCTGGCGAACGCCTGATTGACGATGGCGACGGGGGGCCGGTCCACCGTGTCCGTCGCGGTGAACGCGCGACCCGCGACGAGGGTCATGCCGGTCGCGCGGAAGTAGTCGGGCGTCACGATCTGGAAATCCGCCGACGGCCGGACGTCAGGCGGGGGCTCGGGGTCGCCCTCGATCCGGACGCCGCGGTTGGGCAGGCCCGACATCGGCGCGGCGAAGCCGGCCGCGGTCGCGCGGACGCCGTCGGTCCCGGCCAGGGCGTCGAGCACACGGTCCACGAACCGGAACTTCAGCGCCGGGTCGATGTCGCCGTTGGGGGCGACGGTCCGGATGTAGTCGTTGCGCAGGCTCAGCTCGGCGCCCACGCGCCCGTCGGTCTGGAAGCCGAGGTCCACGCGCGTGGCGTTCGCGAAGCTGACGAGCAGCAGCGCCGCGCCCACCAGCAGCACTTCCGCCAGGGCCAGTTCGCCGACGGCCAGGCCGTGGTGCCAGCGGCGCACCGTGCGCGAGCCGGCGACGCCGCGCGCGCCCGGCGTCACACGGGCGCCGTCGCGGGCCGCCTGCCAGGCCGGCACCAGGCCGAAGACCAGCGTGGTGCCGAGCGTGACCACGCACGCGAACGCCAGGACGACGCCGTCCACCGCCACCTCCCGCAGCCGCGGCAGCTCGGCCGGCGCGGCCAGCAGCAGCGCGCGGATGCCGGCCACGGCCAGCGCGATGCCGGCGGCGCCGCCGGGAACGGCGATGACGAGGGTCTCGGCCAGGAACTGGCGCACGATCCGGCCCTCCGTGGCGCCGAGCGCCAGGCGCGTCGCCAGCTCGTCGCGCCGCGCGGCGGCCTGCCCCAGCAGCAGGTGCGCGACGTTCGCGCACGCGATGAGCAGCAGCACCGCGACCGCGGCCTGCAGGATCCACACGAGCGACCGCACGCCGCCGACGAGGTCCTCCTGCAAGGGAACGATGCGGGCGCCGAGGCCGGCGTTGGTCGCCGGATACTCCGTGGCCAGGGCGTCCATCACCGCTGTCAACTGCGCCTGCGCCTGGCCGATGGACACGCCGCGGCGGAGGCGGCCGACGGCGCGGATGAAGTGTGAGTCCCGGACGCCGGCCAGGCCCTGCGGAAACGCCTCGCTGCGCGGCAGCCCGTCGATGCCGCTGAGCCAGATCTCGGCGTCGCGCGTGTTCGGGAGCTCGAGGGGCCCACCCAGCACGCCCACCGTCGTGTAGGCGACGTCGTCCACGGTGAGGATCGTGCCGACGGCCGCCTGCGGCGAGCCGAAGAGGCGGCGGGCCAGGCCCTCGGTCACCATCGCCGTGGGCGTCGCGCCCGCGGCATCGTCGCCGGCGGCCATCCGCCGGCCCGCGATCGGCTGGACGCCGAGCACCCCGAACAGGTTCGCGGAGGCGGCCACGGCGCGCAGGCGCTGGACCTCGCCCACGCCGGACAGGGTGCCGGGCACGTTGCCGTACGCGGCCATGCCGTCGAACGCGGTCGTGAGCCGGCGCCAGTCAGCGAAGTTGGCCGGCGCGAGGCTGCGGTGATCCTCGTCGCGGCTGGTCTCCCAGAGGCCCACGAGGCGGTCGGGCTCCGCATAGGGCAGCGGTTGCAGGATGCTGCCGTGCAGCACGGTGAAGATGGCGGTGTTGGCGCCGATCCCCAGCGCGAGCGACACGAT harbors:
- a CDS encoding ADOP family duplicated permease, which gives rise to MITSVRLAIRQWAERPLVALAAIVSLALGIGANTAIFTVLHGSILQPLPYAEPDRLVGLWETSRDEDHRSLAPANFADWRRLTTAFDGMAAYGNVPGTLSGVGEVQRLRAVAASANLFGVLGVQPIAGRRMAAGDDAAGATPTAMVTEGLARRLFGSPQAAVGTILTVDDVAYTTVGVLGGPLELPNTRDAEIWLSGIDGLPRSEAFPQGLAGVRDSHFIRAVGRLRRGVSIGQAQAQLTAVMDALATEYPATNAGLGARIVPLQEDLVGGVRSLVWILQAAVAVLLLIACANVAHLLLGQAAARRDELATRLALGATEGRIVRQFLAETLVIAVPGGAAGIALAVAGIRALLLAAPAELPRLREVAVDGVVLAFACVVTLGTTLVFGLVPAWQAARDGARVTPGARGVAGSRTVRRWHHGLAVGELALAEVLLVGAALLLVSFANATRVDLGFQTDGRVGAELSLRNDYIRTVAPNGDIDPALKFRFVDRVLDALAGTDGVRATAAGFAAPMSGLPNRGVRIEGDPEPPPDVRPSADFQIVTPDYFRATGMTLVAGRAFTATDTVDRPPVAIVNQAFASRFFAGRDPIGHVVTFGSDRRHEVVGVVADARFESPEAPAEPTFFLPLHQNIERWSALSFVVWSDRPDAAPAALAAAIHAADPLQPIARVGRFSERLSAALAARRFNTWLLGLFAAVALALAAIGAYGVMAYAVASRTREIGVRAALGARPVDLGGLLLRQCLGMASVAAVLGTAGALALTRFMASLLYDVAPRDATTMAGASLVVIAVAVAAAVAPARRAMQVDPIAAMRDGA